Genomic DNA from Deinococcota bacterium:
TTTTGAAAGACCATGACAAGGTCAAAGAGGAGGCCAAAGAGCAGATGGAGAGAGTAGGATGAGCCCGAGGCCGAGAAAAAAGGTGGACGCGGACGCGGTCGAGGTGATGGACAGACCCGTCCAGGCGAGCGAAGCCGGTCTCGAGCCGAGTGAAGCGCTGGAACCGGCGCCGCCGAAGCGCCGCGGCCGTCCCAAGGGCAGCGGCCGGAAGAAAACCCCTGTCGCCGACGCCGTAAGCCAGGACGATCCGCCCCAGGACGCGCCAGAGCTTGCCGAGACGGTGAGCGCTGGCGCCGAGGCGGACATCGCCTTGCCTCGCCTGCCGGACGGGGGGCCGCCCGGGATAGAAGCTCTCGGCGGCGAGCCCGCGCCCAGGGGCAAGCCGGACGGAGCCGGCGATGACGGCTCCCGCAACCAGCCCGGCCGTGGCAAGGGTGGCCAGGCCGGCGGTGGCCAGACTGGCGGCGGCCAGCCTGGGGGCCGCAACCGCGGGCCGCGCAAGGTCGGTCCCAACTATCGCGAACTTCAGGCCAAGATCCTGCCCGAGCTTCACCTGCTCGCCAAGGAGGTCGGCTTGGACGACTACCGTCAGATGAGCAAGAACCAGCTCGCCCTGGCGATCTTGGAGCGCGGCGCTGAAGCCGAAGGGCTCAAACTGGTCACGGGCTACCTGGAGATAAGCTCGGACGGCTACGGCTTTTTGCAGGAGTCGCTGCTCCAGACCGAGACCCGCTCGGTGATCGTCTCGGCGGGCCTCATCAAGCAGTTTCGGCTCCGCACCGGCGACTACATCCTCGGCAAGGCGCGCCGGCCCCGCGACAACGAGCGCTACGGCACCCTGATCCGGGTCGAGGCCGTCAACGACGTCGATCCCTACCAGGCGGCGCGCCGGCCCCGCTTCGACGACCTCACCCCCCAGTTTCCCGACCGCCGCTTCACGCTCGAGACCGCGCAAAATGACGTGGCCGCGCGCGTGATCGACCTCTTGGCGCCCATCGGGCGCGGCCAGCGCGGGCTCATCGTGGCGCCGCCCAAGGCCGGCAAGACGACGCTGCTCAAAAAAGTGGCCTATTCGGTCGTCACCAATGAGCCCGACGTCAAGGTCTTCGTTCTGCTGGTCGACGAGCGGCCCGAGGAGGTCACCGAC
This window encodes:
- the rho gene encoding transcription termination factor Rho, which codes for MLPELHLLAKEVGLDDYRQMSKNQLALAILERGAEAEGLKLVTGYLEISSDGYGFLQESLLQTETRSVIVSAGLIKQFRLRTGDYILGKARRPRDNERYGTLIRVEAVNDVDPYQAARRPRFDDLTPQFPDRRFTLETAQNDVAARVIDLLAPIGRGQRGLIVAPPKAGKTTLLKKVAYSVVTNEPDVKVFVLLVDERPEEVTDFRESVSGVEVVASTFDEPPANHIRVAEFVHERSRRIVEDGGHVMILLDSITRLARANNLVTPPTGRTLSGGLDSSALHWPKRFLGAARNIRGGGSLTILATALVETGSRMDDVIFEEFKGTGNMELHLSRRLEERRIFPAIDILKSGTRREELLLGEEILAKMWLLRKVISDMDPAEAMDMLLSRLNRTKSNAEFLSTLAQG